Genomic window (Magnolia sinica isolate HGM2019 chromosome 6, MsV1, whole genome shotgun sequence):
catccctccatagtTTTAGCTTTGAGTTAACTTCCCCGTCtggtcaatcaaaactatgtcatttgcaaacaacaaaTACCACATGATCTCTTCTCATTAATGCCTCGTTAAGTTGTCCAATGCAAAAGGATATGGGTTTAATGTTGACCCCTAGTGCAAGCCTACACCATTGGAATCTTACTTGTCTCTTTGTTAGTGGTCCTCAAATTTGTTATTGCTCccccatacatatccttaatcatgtcaatgtaTCATCTTGAAACTCCTTTTTTTCCCAACATCCACCGTATTAACTCTCTATGGACTCTGTCGCATGCTTTCTCTACATCAACAAAAAcaatgtggagatccttcctcttcACCCTATGTTTCTCCATCAGCTATCTAGCTAGGAAAATAGCCTCAATGGCCAACCTTCCTAGCCTGAATGTCAATTAATATTCTGATCACATTCATCCATGCTTAATTTTTGCTTGATCACTCTCTTCCAAAGTTCAATGGTATGaatcataagtttaatcccataaTAGTTAGTAAAGCTCCGCATGTCTCCTACATTCCAATAAATAGATCTCACAGTCACAGTACTATTTCCTCCATTAGTTTGACATTCTTCGTTACAATCATGTTAAACATCTTTGTCAACAAAAATAAACCAATATCTCTCACACACTTCCAAACCTCTACTTGAATACCATCTAGCCCGAGGGCCTTTCTTAACGTGATCTTTCTCAAAACTTCCTTCTCTTTGGATATCATAATCCCACAAAAGTTTCTAAAACCTCCAGCCTCATTTGAGTTAATAATTCCTTCTATTCCTAAGCTCCTAGAGTAATCATCATTTAACAAGTTATGTAAATAGCTTCTCCACCTCCTGGTAACATATGGTGATGGTGGGAGCCGTTACATGATACTGGGGAGTAACGCCCGTTCTGATAAAATATGGCCCGTAACAGACCAAcacagtttcttcctttaaaaacAAAATCTGACAGTTATAGGGCTGTAACCGCCCGTTAAGGCCAATAATAACCATAAGGCTGGCCGTATAGCCATTACAGTTATTCCATTGATATGAGGTGTGTTCTAGAGCATTTTGACGGGGTTAGATATAATGAAGAATAGAAGCAGATTCACCGAGatgttcacaattcaattcacttgtgcatccaaatgcagacaCGTAGGATGGAAATCAAAAGCTTCAGATTCCAATCGACTCCCAACAGACCCAATTCCAATTTTCAAGTTTAAAAACCccaaaaacaaataataaaaaataaagatcttgctatgaaccgtacacgtgaatTTTCCGAAATCTGACCTGAGCCGAGCCTTCGAAAGCTCCCAGTAGCACTGGCCATAATGCCGGACCGCCTCCGCAACCGAAGCAGATGCTGGAGAGCTAAGGATCGCGGCTGACGACGAAGAAGCGAATCCGAAAGATCTTCCCGCCTCGGACTTTGCAAGCGCTGGTTTCAAGGGATCGACGGACGGAGGGATCCCTGAGCTCGACGAGTGGAGGTGAGATGGTGGTGGGAAGAGCGGTGTACGGACGCCATCGGCGCCGCGAAAGATGGGagagttagggttagggtttgcaCGAGAGAGTGAGAAGAGCTTGGAAGAGAAACTCGATGAGTTTCTCCACATGGCTGATGGCTatcgagagagaaagaggggggaATCCAGTCCGTCTGGAAGAGCAGATCCTGGCTTTTGGAGGAGGATGGGACGAGTTCGTTTTTACCTCCATCTCGAGTAAAGCGCCATCGTGTGTCGCCACCAAcgggggcccacatgctgagatgatcccatgatttgaaccgttcgttTTCTAGATAATTCCGTAAATAAGTTATTTCCAGTTATCAGTATTTtgtaatgatcctaacctttgatttttgtatttgaattggagccattgaaaattttgctTTTTCATTGTTCTGGATTCATCTCCAGATAGTGATACTCGTAATTACCCGTTGAATGTAAGCTTCTCATGCTGGTACGTACAGCATATATTCGACAATATGGACGTTTATGATCATCAAACCActctgcatgtggggcccaacgagCGGCGACACAGGTTTGATCCTTAGTCGCGAGAGAGACAACGAAGTCGGCTGGCCGGGGAAATGGTCTCTTATGGGGAATTCTGTGTGCACTCGCTCGCGTGAGATAGAATGAGAGCTTCGCATCTCATGTGACTACTCAGAGAATGTACgagagatctgaaccattcatagagtatattatgattttttttttatcgtGATATAAATTTATGACTGGAAAGTTAATTAGTTCACACTTGGATAACAGAAAAAATGGACGGTAAATATAAAACACTGACGTTAAAAGGAAGATTTTTGGGTATTGTCATTGTTAACGGTGCTCATATCCGATGAACAGTATCGATTCATCTCAAGTGAATTTCAATGGCACGTGGTCCGAGAAACCTCCGTCCATCTCGTGCGAACGTGTACTGGATGCGGTCTCCAACCCGGACGCGAGTTTCATGGGCAGTTCCTGTAACACAAAGccctgtgggacccacggagATGTCTgtataaaatccactctgtccatcagtttcactagctcattttagtacgAACAAGTTGAAagtgaggcagataaaaatccaagagggccacaccacaggaaacagtgggaatggaaatGAACACCGTAGAAACCTTCCTGCTTTTTAGTTGATGTTTAGATTCTATGattccggacgcggattgcgtcctacggcccaccgtgatgtaagtgttttatccacgccgttcatctcttttctcagatcAGTTTAAAATATaattctaaaaatgaggcaggtccacagctccaatggaccacaaagtagagattgaacgtccaccattaaaaagttcttaagagctggagaagtttcggatcaagcttatatttgttttttcacttcatccacgtctacatgaactaatgaattggttggatggtataaaaaaaacatcacggtggcccttagaaaggtttcaagggtgggtgtcattatcactgcagcttactttggtgtggtacactggagctgtggacctgcctcatttttaggatcataaatTTAAATGGTAtgataaaagcgatgaacggcgtggataaaacacttacatctatgtgggccccacagatccggTAGGACTTAATCCGCGTCCCTATGATTCCATCCATCCGGTTCAAATTCTCACCGGACGCGGATGGGTACTAACCCCACCCGTGTATAGCTAGGAACGGACAGGGCTTTgaggggccacattgatgtacgggttttatccacactgtccatctatttttccatactattttagggtacaagcccaaaaatgaggcaattccaaaggctcagtggaccacacagtgacgGATTAAACTcgtgccattgaaaactttttaggggccacgtaagttttgaatcaagctcatatatattttccattcattcaggtccatgtgaccctatgaacaggttggatggcacttGACCATCACGccgggccctaaaaaggtttcaactctgggtgtcatcatcaccactctttcatgtggtgtggtcaacttgagcctttgatctgcctaattttttggttttatattctaaaatgatatggaaaaagaatggacggagtagataaaacccatacatcattttAACCATGTAGCAAACCCAACATTTCAACATTTCTGTATTAGTCTTTTACATCAGAACACTGTTTTGAATGCAGCTTCCATTGGTTTTTGCTTGTTTTGGTGTCATAGGAGTCAAATGAGCCACAGTTCACTGATCACACTTAAAAAGGTGATCTGTTGTGCATGTGATTTGGACTACATGAAcagttttcaattttcaatcatctaaccatccatacaTGTGAGCCCAGCATATTAGaatataaattacataaattacaACTGAAGCAATTGTTCTGATGTCTCTTAAGTCCAGTTGGGAGATATCAAATGCTACTCAAGCCCTTGGTTTGAATGCTGAGAAATTATAATTTCATTGTTGTTGCTTTAATAAGGGGTCCGTTGGATGCTCGCAAAATCTTCAAGTTGTGAAGGATTACTAATAATTAGATTGCATAGGCTGTTGGGATACCTGCATTTGCCCAAATGCAGGTAATCTAACAAACAGCCCATGGTGGTGGGAAGGGCCATGTTTCAGATtacaaaatacacacatcaaggtagtgCCCATAATACAAGGCCATGTTTTAAATCATAGTTATAATGTTTACAATTAAAAAGACATCAtatgtagagttgggcatcggaccgagtcggctCAGATTTAGCCCAACCCGACCAGGTTCGGATTTTACATGGCCCAACCCGAACTCGGACCGAACCGGAACCGAGTCTAAGTCAGCTAACTCCGTTCGACCCGAACATATGCTGGtttgaaccgatccgagtccgactcggtcaggaaaaccgagtcggatcgaattgTGCAAGGTTCGGATCGATTGCTGAATTTTCATATGTACAATTTCaaatcccaaaaaatgaaataaaagggTGCTTGAATTTATATTCCAGTGGTAGTATGAACCCAAGAAGTGTAGAATTTCATGATGTTCTTGTGTTTGAGTGTCTTCAAGAGATGGATTTCACAATAGAGCCTCTCAAGATCTTGAGGGCTCTGAAGGAAGTCATACAGTTTCACCTGGTTCCAAGCAACCTCAATACCTTCATATTCATCAAAACCTCTATACCTTCAACAAAACCCCACCCCAAAAAAGTACCCACATTAGGAAAACCGCACAGTTTCCTAAAATACAAAAAAGGGTTATTGGATAACTTGAGGAGAAGGCCATACACTGTCTTGGAAGCTCCTTTGCCAAGGACTTCATTGTACTGTAACAACAATAGAAATTTCTCaaccaaaaataaagaaagaaagaaaaaggactgAAAAGTaatagaaatataaaatataaaaatataacaaTACCCTTCCATATCTTCCAGTGGGATCAACTCCAAGAAACTCAAAGTAATCTGGTTCATGTGGTGTACTAAGACCTATCATCCTCTTTTTTCTAGAAAATCATTTCCAAATTAAAAACCCATGGAGAATATTAGAAGAAGGAAGATATCACTTTAGATTTAGAGAGaaatagtagagagagagagagagagagagagagagagagagatgggttatcAAAAGACAAGACTTTCCAACTCATATACAATGCAAAAGGTCTGAGATGGGTACGGACcatcacaccacaacaaaatTAAGACAAGAACAAGGAAacccttcttcctctctcttgttTTCCTCCATTTCCAAACagactccctctctctctcttctggatGTTTGTAACAGAGGCCGGAGGTCCGAAATCATAGCGATTTTCTCTAAAGTTTAAATGGAAATAATACCTGTGAAAACCCAGCAGAAGTCCACATTAATCCACAGTGGACTTCCACGGCTTATGGGTAAGAGAAACCTACCTGTGATCAAGCGACGAGCatcgaagaagaagaggagaggaagaaccgAAGAAGATTTCACACGTTCTCGTTCAGGCAAGAGAGTTTTGGGGAAAAAACGAGCTAGGGTAAAAAGAGGGAGAGGTTTGGGGGAAAAAATGagctagggtaagaaaagagggttaggtttgggtgaaaaaatggtatttatagTATACCCGACGTCGCTCCAGGTCGGGTctgttcggttcggttcggaccCTACGGTCCAGGTATTCGTACCGGATCTGTCCGGATACAGTACTATCCGAACCCGACTCGAAATAATATCGGATCTGGACCATCAGAATCAATCAAGCTCGATCTAAACCTTCGGTtttgttcggaacggtaccgagtcaagTCTGGTCAGGTCGGATCCACTGAATCGGGCCCAAGTTGCCCACCTCTAATCATACGTAAGA
Coding sequences:
- the LOC131249848 gene encoding probable serine/threonine-protein kinase WNK9, whose amino-acid sequence is MIGLSTPHEPDYFEFLGVDPTGRYGRYNEVLGKGASKTVYRGFDEYEGIEVAWNQVKLYDFLQSPQDLERLYCEIHLLKTLKHKNIMKFYTSWVHTTTGI